The DNA segment TATTTTCAACCGGCATGGGTGCTAAAATCGAAGGGAAAAATCTCGTCCTCCTCTATGGCTTCGGATTAATACGGCAGAGGATAGACCTCAGCTCAATCGAAGAGGTTGCCATGCTCTCAGGACTGGAAAAGGGAAGGGTTGTGAAATACTTCAAGGCATACACTTTCACGTGGTTCATTGTTGCTCTCTGGGCCCTCCTTGACCTGACTGTTTTGGGAGGGGCTGAGGGGGGACTGAGATTGTACGTGGACGTTTTCGTGGCGGCGCTTTTCATGGTCTTCTTCCTTTCCTTAACACTTCCGAGGAGCTGGAGAACTCCTCTCCAGGTGGGGGCGCTTTGCTGTGCAGTCTTTCTCTTAGTGGTGCCCCTCATAAAACTTGGCCCCAAAACCTTAATCCCCGGGATGTTTTTTGTGCTTTTGATATGGTTTATCATCAGGGGATTTTCCGATGATGGCCTGATCATGGTGGTCGCGGAAGGAAAGGCTTACCTCCTTTCATCCAGGCGAGCAAGGGAGGCCCTGAAAATCATTAGGGAGGCCATGAAAAATGCTTCGACTTCCTGAGGGCATGGAGCGGGTCTGGCTGATGAGGGCCAAGGGGATGAGAGAGGTCGAGATAGCCGAGGCCCTCGGTGTCTCACGTCAGGCTGTCAATAAAGCTTTGAAGGACGCGCGGGTGAAGCTCTTTGAGGCCTTCTTTGGCATCGCCGGAGTGTTTGGCTTCGAGGTGATAAGGGTCAACGCGGAGAAGGGCTTCATGGTCGCGAGGGGAAAATGCTTAGATAAAAACGTTAGAGTTTACGCCTTCTACTTCCCTGGGAAGGGGATAAGGGCATTCTTCGGAGAGGATCTGCCGGAGTATGTGATTGAGCACGCAGTTGAGATGGGGATAATAAGAAAACCCGAACGGGAAGAGCTGATAAAGGCCCTTGAGAGTTAATAGTAGCCCTCCTCGTAGGCTCCCGTTAGGGCGATGAAAGCGGCATAGAAGATAACGCCGAGCGAGGCCATAATAAGCAAGACGACACCAAGCGGCCCGGGTTCATAGCCGAGTGCCGCTAAGGCCATCTCTGCCGTTGTCAATCCCGAGACGAGGGTCAGCGCCCTTGCGAACTTCCGCGCCATAATCCCAGAGAAGCCGGGCGCCAGCTGGAAAACCAGCGGCCGGGAAACTAAAAACGTCAGTGCGAGGAGCAGGAGGAGCGCCCCGCCGATAACGATGGCGGTTTCCCGGGGAACTCTTCCAGCTATACAAAGGCCAGCGAAGATGGCCAGAAAGGCGGCCTGGAGGGCGATGTACCCTTTTAAATTTGGGGTTTTTATTGCCTTTCCAGGTTTCTCAGGGGCTCCCTCCGAGAACTCCTCAAGCTCGTACTCGCGCTTTGCAGTCAGATAGGCGAGGAGCATGGTTGTTCCGATGCCCAGGAGCAGTAGGGCGGCAAGCCGTGGGAAGCTCAGAAACGGGGAGAGGATTATTAGAAGAAACCCGGTGAGAACCGTCCCGATTCCTGAAACGCGGTTGGATTTCCTCCTCGCGCGCTCGGAGAGGTAGGTGTAGCCTATCCTGAACCCTATTCCAGGCTCACCTTTCGAGGTAAATGTAAGGATCCCCATGGCGATTATACCGAGGCCCAGGAAGGTCGCCCAGAGGACTCTGAGGAGATCATACCCGTTCACCCTAATCCCACCACCGGCCATTCCACATGGTTTTGTCAAACTCCCCATCTCACGGTCTTTATTAACCTGATAGTCTCAATGACTATGAACCCCACACCACCAATGACGATGGCCTCAAGCAACACCGGCGAGCTGAAGGAGTACGCGTTGTAAAGGATTGAATAGACGAACGCACCCCACATTATGAACTGGAGGGCCGTCAACAGCTCCAGAACTATCTTCGCTGTCTTTGTGTTCCCCCTGGGAATCCTCAGGGCCACGGGATCACGGCCGAGGTAAGTTAACCCAATAAGGAACAGGAAAGCACCGAGGGGTATTAGGAAAGCTCCGACCGACTTAGGCTCGAAGCGGTCGGCGATTCCCTGGGCATTAAAGTGAGTTGCTATGATCTCGGGCATTTTCTCCCAGCTCACCCAGAGAAGAAGCAGGTACGAGAAGAGGAGAGTCAGCTGAACCACCAGATAGGGCTTGACGTCCACCCTTTCAAGGGGCTTTGGCTTCCCCTCAGCTGGGGTTGAGATGGTCTCGCGCTCAAAGGTTTCCTTTGCTATGGCGTAGCTCCTCCAGGTTATTATCGAGACCCCTATGAGCATCACCACGATCAGGATAATGATGTTCCCCGTTAAGCCGAGAATCCCCAGGAAAACGCCGAGTACCATGAAGGCCTTTCCTGCGAAAGTGTTTGCGTCTCTCCAGGCTTCCTCCGAGAGGTAGGTGTAGCCTATCCTCACCCCTATCGCGTGGTTGGGCCTGTCCCTGTAGAGGTACGTCAGGAATCCG comes from the Thermococcus thioreducens genome and includes:
- a CDS encoding sigma factor-like helix-turn-helix DNA-binding protein; protein product: MLRLPEGMERVWLMRAKGMREVEIAEALGVSRQAVNKALKDARVKLFEAFFGIAGVFGFEVIRVNAEKGFMVARGKCLDKNVRVYAFYFPGKGIRAFFGEDLPEYVIEHAVEMGIIRKPEREELIKALES
- a CDS encoding SdpI family protein: MMSPEVTFGLFISATMFLAGFLTYLYRDRPNHAIGVRIGYTYLSEEAWRDANTFAGKAFMVLGVFLGILGLTGNIIILIVVMLIGVSIITWRSYAIAKETFERETISTPAEGKPKPLERVDVKPYLVVQLTLLFSYLLLLWVSWEKMPEIIATHFNAQGIADRFEPKSVGAFLIPLGAFLFLIGLTYLGRDPVALRIPRGNTKTAKIVLELLTALQFIMWGAFVYSILYNAYSFSSPVLLEAIVIGGVGFIVIETIRLIKTVRWGV